A single Watersipora subatra chromosome 7, tzWatSuba1.1, whole genome shotgun sequence DNA region contains:
- the LOC137400003 gene encoding uncharacterized protein codes for MAAVIKKGTEKQREERYKIEGKGLFIFATANKFKYEDNLKEEFLFEYRQYEKKEIIGGESESDSESSSSRENNKDNECSEDETSTCDPATTRDPKEEPDTNQDDTTDPKAEPDTNQDDTTDPKAELDTNQDDTTDPKEEPETNHNSLKASNAKINSSDEPGTDLIIDKLISAFGLKSDADNLMLYGEKKRETAMTIDAMSSESEDTKFKKLIETISQYTDQIKPSFLIFVLASGAKENGEFLLSSNDQKDCKNFCNKKHKFSGRCTRRRISDLVRAIQDAEGKDGLLFTKIPKIFLIQTVSGKERSERLGKDVSLKGRIKDLDPDAYTPVGSDTFVFYAHTEHRVDWVNKNGFYLLDRFCDMIESLSERTSNSDEGDDMLEKLIAMCGKEKPVREKLFETATSALETEYEMKLNWERESLCNAWFDNVCTTVAATITDFLDQKLDTDHKHLRAYMSSTMRYRVSMLDILRSQQTS; via the coding sequence ATGGCAGCAGTAATTAAAAAGGGCACAGAAAAGCAGAGAGAAGAAAGATACAAAATCGAAGGTAAAGGTTTGTTCATATTCGCAACTGCGAATAAATTCAAGTATGAAGACAATTTGAAGGAAGAGTTTCTGTTTGAATATCGGCAGTATGAGAAGAAAGAAATAATCGGAGGCGAAAGTGAGTCTGACAGTGAAAGCTCATCAAGCAGGGAAAATAATAAAGACAATGAGTGCAGTGAGGATGAGACCAGCACTTGTGACCCAGCCACGACTAGAGATCCAAAGGAAGAGCCTGATACAAACCAAGATGACACCACAGATCCAAAGGCAGAACCTGATACAAACCAAGATGACACCACAGATCCAAAGGCAGAACTTGATACAAACCAAGATGACACCACAGATCCAAAGGAAGAGCCTGAAACAAACCACAATTCCCTTAAAGCCAGTAATGCTAAAATTAATTCGTCAGACGAACCTGGTACAGACTTAATAATTGACAAGCTAATATCTGCATTTGGCTTAAAAAGTGATGCAGATAATCTGATGCTTTACGGAGAAAAAAAAAGAGAAACCGCAATGACAATAGATGCAATGTCATCTGAATCTGAGGATACAAAGTTCAAAAAATTAATCGAAACAATTTCACAATATACGGATCAGATCAAGCCAAGTTTTCTGATCTTTGTTCTGGCGTCTGGCGCAAAAGAAAATGGCGAATTTCTTCTGAGCTCTAATGATCAAAAAGATTGTAAAAATTTCTGTAACAAAAAGCATAAATTCTCTGGAAGATGCACGAGGAGACGCATTTCGGATCTTGTTCGAGCGATTCAAGATGCCGAAGGAAAAGATGGATTACTTTTCACTAAGATACCCAAAATTTTCTTAATACAAACTGTCTCAGGGAAAGAAAGATCAGAAAGGCTGGGCAAAGATGTATCCCTAAAAGGACGGATTAAAGACCTCGACCCAGACGCCTACACACCAGTAGGCTCAGACACCTTTGTGTTTTATGCGCATACAGAACATAGAGTTGACTGGGTCAACAAAAATGGATTCTATTTGTTAGACCGATTTTGTGACATGATAGAGTCACTGTCAGAAAGGACGAGCAACAGTGATGAGGGTGATGACATGCTTGAAAAGTTGATTGCCATGTGCGGCAAAGAAAAACCGGTTAGAGAGAAATTGTTTGAGACTGCTACATCCGCGCTAGAGACCGAATATGAAATGAAATTAAACTGGGAACGAGAGAGTCTCTGCAATGCTTGGTTTGATAACGTCTGTACAACTGTGGCTGCCACCATTACTGACTTTTTGGACCAAAAGCTGGACACAGACCACAAACATTTGCGTGCATACATGAGCAGCACCATGCGATACAGAGTCTCGATGCTTGACATATTGCGCAGCCAGCAAACAAGTTAA